Part of the Chlorogloeopsis sp. ULAP01 genome, CACTGGTCGTACCCATCTCTGGGCCGCTATCATTCATAAAATCCAGGAAAGCCCATGGCTAGGTTATGGATACGATGTCTTTTGGCGAGCAGGGTGGGATGGTGATGCCGCAGATGTTTGGTCTATGGTTAGACATCAAGCTCCGCATGCTCACAACGGTTTTTTAGAGTTAGCCCTTGACACAGGTTTATTGGGGATATCTGTATTTGTATTGTGCTTTTTAAAAGCTTGCCTTCAAGCAATCAAGTATGTACGCATTACTAACTCTTCAGAGGGGTTGTTTCCAATCGCATTTTTAACATTATTAATAATGGTAAACTTAACAGAAACTACACTTCTGAGAATACCTGTATTTTGGGTTATATATGTGACAGTAACTCTATCGATGTCCAAGTCTATGGTGTTTGGAGATTCAGTTGGTAGCAGAAAATCTAATAAAGCCCAAAGGGTAAACTTGACCAAGAGATATCAAGTAAAGCATTGAGGAGATTATTCAATTGAAACCTCTTGTAAGCGCAATCATACCAACGCGTAATCGAGCAGTGATAGTTAAAAGAAGTGTCCAAAGTGCTCTTGCGCAAACTCTTAAACAAATTGAAGTCATTGTGGTTATTGATGGCCCAGATGAAGCTACCCAAGTTGTACTTGCAGAAATAGACGATCCTCGATTGAGGGTGATAGAACTCCCGATTAGTGGGGGTGCGCCTGAGGCTCGTAATTCTGGGGTTTATCATGCACAGGGTGAATGGGTTGCCTTCTTAGACGATGATGACGAATGGCTTCCACAGAAGTTAGAACTTCAACTTGAAACTGCTAACCGTTCACAGTACGAATTCCCGATTATTACTTGTTGCCTAATTGCTCGAACACCAAGATCTGACTATAGATGGCCTAGAAGATTGCCTTCACCAACTGAATTAACTGGAGATTACCTCTTAGTGCGCAATTCTTTGTTTAGAGGTGAAGCATCTCTTCAAACCTCTACACTCTTTACAAGGAGGGATTTTCTCATGCAAAATCCATTTAGAAAAGAACTCCTAAAACACCAAGATATAGAATGGTTCTTACGTGCTAGCACTTTAGAGAACGCCAAAATAGAGTTCGTAAATGAATCTTTAGTTATTCATTACATAGAAGATCGAAGTGAAACTGTAAGTAGTAAAACTAACTGGCAGTATTCGCTTAAATGGATACAAGAAAATAAAAGCTTCGTAACACCCAGAGCTTATGCTGCCTTTATTATGAATCGCGTGAGTGCAGAAGCTGCAAAACAGGGTGATTGGAAGGCATTTAGAATTCTCTTACAAGAAGCTATGCGATCGGGTAAGCCAGAACCAATTGATTTCTTAATATATTTAGGTCTATGGTTGATACCTCAGGAACCTCGGCGTCTGC contains:
- a CDS encoding glycosyltransferase family 2 protein, which codes for MKPLVSAIIPTRNRAVIVKRSVQSALAQTLKQIEVIVVIDGPDEATQVVLAEIDDPRLRVIELPISGGAPEARNSGVYHAQGEWVAFLDDDDEWLPQKLELQLETANRSQYEFPIITCCLIARTPRSDYRWPRRLPSPTELTGDYLLVRNSLFRGEASLQTSTLFTRRDFLMQNPFRKELLKHQDIEWFLRASTLENAKIEFVNESLVIHYIEDRSETVSSKTNWQYSLKWIQENKSFVTPRAYAAFIMNRVSAEAAKQGDWKAFRILLQEAMRSGKPEPIDFLIYLGLWLIPQEPRRLLRDFLIGRKQT